The Clostridia bacterium genome includes the window ATTATTAAATATAGCTTAAATAATTAGTAAATAATGTTACACATATATATTTCAATTGATGCTAAAAATATAGTATATAAATATCGAAATTCTATTGTGAGTTATTACAAAGAGTTTAAGTAATAAAATTTTGGAGGTACATATAGTATGAATGGAACAGTAAAATGGTTTAACGGAGAAAAGGGATATGGATTTATCACAGGAGAAGACGGAACAGATGTATTCGCACATTTTTCCCAGATAAATTCAGAAGGCTACAAATCACTTCAAGAAGGACAGAAAGTA containing:
- a CDS encoding cold-shock protein; this encodes MNGTVKWFNGEKGYGFITGEDGTDVFAHFSQINSEGYKSLQEGQKV